In one window of Bradyrhizobium sp. AZCC 1721 DNA:
- a CDS encoding aspartate/glutamate racemase family protein, whose translation MTKILIVNPNTTTSMTETIGAAARAVAAAGTEISAVTSAMGPVSIEGYYDEAFAVPGLIQALVNAPDADAGIIACFDDTGLDAARTAAPFPVVGICEAALVTAGQIAKRIAIVTTLPRSIVPLEELVRRYGFAERVQVTACDVAVLDLEKPGSGAEAKLEAEIARALEKRAEAVVLGCAGMADLAQKLSRKFGVPVVDGVAAAVKQAEALAGLKLSTSRRGSYASPGAKSYTGLLEQFAPPDPSLRAKRSNP comes from the coding sequence ATGACAAAAATCCTGATCGTCAACCCGAACACGACTACCTCGATGACGGAAACGATCGGCGCCGCAGCGCGCGCTGTCGCCGCAGCAGGCACCGAAATATCCGCCGTGACCTCGGCGATGGGGCCGGTCTCGATCGAAGGCTATTACGACGAGGCGTTTGCCGTGCCCGGCCTGATCCAGGCGCTGGTGAATGCACCGGATGCTGACGCTGGTATCATCGCCTGTTTCGACGACACCGGGCTCGATGCGGCCCGCACCGCCGCGCCCTTTCCCGTGGTAGGCATTTGCGAGGCGGCGCTGGTGACGGCTGGCCAAATCGCAAAACGCATCGCGATCGTCACCACGCTGCCGCGCTCGATCGTGCCGCTCGAAGAGCTGGTGCGCCGCTATGGTTTTGCGGAGAGGGTGCAGGTCACCGCTTGCGACGTCGCGGTGCTCGATCTCGAAAAGCCGGGGTCCGGCGCGGAAGCCAAGCTTGAAGCCGAGATTGCCCGTGCGCTGGAGAAGCGCGCGGAGGCGGTCGTGCTCGGCTGTGCGGGCATGGCCGATCTCGCGCAAAAACTGTCGCGGAAATTCGGCGTCCCCGTCGTCGACGGTGTGGCAGCCGCGGTGAAGCAGGCCGAGGCGCTGGCTGGTTTGAAGCTCTCGACCTCCCGGCGGGGCTCCTATGCGTCGCCGGGCGCGAAGAGCTACACGGGACTATTGGAACAGTTCGCGCCGCCTGATCCGTCATTGCGAGCGAAGCGAAGCAATCCATAG
- a CDS encoding SDR family oxidoreductase — protein MHVKDKVCVVTGAASGIGEAVARAYAEAGARGVVVADLKTSREKLAKVAGDIDGLPITADVGLEEDIKALIAAAEDKYGPVDVFFSNAGLSRKGQETAPDADWEVSWRVHVMSHVFAARALVPGMLARGSGYLLNTASAAGLLASLNSMPYGVTKNAAVALAEHLAIQYGDRGICVSVLCPQSVQTGMTTPGPSAARIDGVLQPPEVARMVIEAMAEERFLILSHPQVAEYIQRKASNRDRWLAGMRRLRDKIYGAPASA, from the coding sequence ATGCATGTCAAAGACAAGGTCTGCGTCGTCACGGGAGCCGCGAGCGGCATCGGCGAGGCGGTGGCGCGCGCCTATGCGGAGGCCGGCGCGCGTGGCGTCGTCGTCGCCGACCTCAAAACCTCGCGCGAGAAGCTCGCCAAGGTCGCGGGCGACATCGACGGGCTGCCGATCACGGCCGACGTCGGGCTGGAGGAAGACATCAAGGCACTGATCGCGGCGGCCGAAGACAAGTATGGCCCGGTCGACGTGTTCTTCTCCAATGCCGGGCTCTCGCGCAAGGGCCAGGAGACCGCGCCTGACGCCGATTGGGAGGTGAGCTGGCGCGTCCATGTCATGAGCCATGTGTTCGCGGCCCGCGCGCTGGTGCCCGGCATGCTCGCACGCGGCTCCGGCTATCTCCTCAACACCGCGTCCGCCGCGGGCCTCTTGGCGTCGCTGAACTCGATGCCTTACGGCGTGACCAAGAACGCCGCGGTGGCGCTCGCCGAGCATCTCGCCATTCAGTACGGCGACCGCGGCATCTGCGTTTCCGTGCTCTGTCCGCAATCGGTGCAGACCGGAATGACAACGCCCGGCCCCAGCGCCGCGCGGATCGACGGCGTGCTGCAGCCGCCGGAGGTGGCACGCATGGTAATCGAGGCGATGGCGGAAGAACGTTTTCTCATCCTGTCGCACCCGCAAGTCGCCGAATACATCCAGCGCAAGGCCTCCAACCGCGACCGCTGGCTCGCCGGCATGCGCCGACTACGCGACAAGATCTACGGCGCGCCGGCTTCCGCATAA
- a CDS encoding IS4 family transposase, translated as MAQGNWAANMAFWRFVNNPQVTIDKLIEGWSLQTSMAVSGRHVLSIQDTSEINFHTRPGHRRDLGKVGKGNARGVLLHAMMAVDADSGVCLGLTGGEVWTRKRKARIAHEKRALADKESARWVTTAKQGCEVLVAARMITVVNDREGDFFAHWSLTPADNVHLLSRAMHDHALVDGGTLYQAVARARFCDKAVIDLPKRMDRHGRQAHLSMRLGTVVLKRPQRPGVKDLPQGVKVSFVEVVELHPPKSAKPIHWLLLTTHPVVTAADAWRIVSWYKQRWIIEQLFRSLKSQGLRIEDSQLDSAEGLIKLVAIATRVACIVIQLVQARNGGEQLQVEFVFTPDEIEALKAINKTLKGRTELQKNHHRPNTVAWAAWIIAKLGGWTGYASHRPPGPITFHMGMARFQLLVYGPASV; from the coding sequence ATGGCGCAGGGCAACTGGGCCGCGAACATGGCGTTCTGGCGGTTTGTGAACAATCCGCAAGTCACGATCGACAAGCTGATTGAAGGCTGGAGCCTGCAGACGTCGATGGCGGTCAGCGGGCGTCATGTGCTGTCGATCCAGGACACCAGCGAGATCAACTTCCACACTCGTCCGGGACATCGGCGCGACTTGGGCAAGGTCGGCAAAGGCAATGCTCGCGGCGTGCTGCTGCATGCCATGATGGCGGTCGATGCCGATAGCGGGGTCTGTCTCGGGCTCACCGGCGGTGAGGTGTGGACGCGCAAGCGCAAGGCCAGGATCGCTCACGAGAAGCGCGCCTTGGCCGACAAGGAATCGGCGCGCTGGGTGACGACGGCTAAGCAAGGCTGCGAGGTTCTGGTCGCTGCTCGTATGATCACCGTCGTCAACGACCGCGAGGGGGATTTCTTTGCTCACTGGTCGCTGACACCCGCTGACAATGTCCACCTCCTGTCGCGCGCCATGCACGACCATGCGCTGGTCGATGGCGGCACGCTTTATCAGGCGGTCGCGCGGGCCCGCTTCTGCGACAAGGCGGTGATCGATCTACCAAAGCGAATGGATCGCCACGGTCGCCAGGCCCACCTCTCCATGCGCCTGGGAACCGTTGTGCTCAAACGACCGCAGCGCCCCGGCGTGAAAGACCTGCCACAGGGCGTCAAAGTCAGCTTCGTGGAGGTCGTCGAGTTGCACCCCCCGAAGAGCGCCAAGCCCATTCATTGGTTGCTCCTGACCACTCATCCGGTCGTCACCGCCGCCGATGCCTGGCGGATCGTCTCCTGGTACAAGCAGCGCTGGATCATCGAACAGCTCTTTCGCTCGCTGAAGAGCCAGGGTCTGCGCATCGAGGATAGTCAGCTCGACAGCGCTGAAGGCCTGATCAAACTCGTGGCGATCGCCACCAGAGTAGCATGTATCGTCATCCAGCTCGTTCAAGCCCGCAATGGCGGCGAACAATTGCAGGTCGAATTTGTGTTCACGCCGGACGAGATCGAAGCGCTCAAGGCCATCAACAAAACCCTGAAAGGCCGCACCGAGCTCCAGAAGAACCACCATCGCCCCAACACTGTCGCCTGGGCGGCATGGATCATCGCAAAGCTCGGCGGATGGACCGGTTACGCCTCTCATCGCCCACCTGGACCAATCACCTTCCACATGGGAATGGCTCGCTTCCAACTCCTCGTATATGGCCCGGCAAGCGTGTAG
- a CDS encoding alpha/beta hydrolase family protein — protein sequence MTAEAAERLRIEIGSDQAVSGLVVQPPQPRACYVFAHGAGAGMTHRSMETVAAGLAERGIASLRYQFAYMEKGGKRSDPPAVAHATVRAAVAEAGQRFASLPLIAGGRSFGGRMTSQAQALSPLPGVRGLVFLGFPLHPAGKPSSERARHLADVTIPMLFLQGTRDALAELSLLEPVVKGLGSRAALHLLDGADHSFHVLKSSGRNDREVMDEALDAFATWVDRAVG from the coding sequence ATGACGGCAGAAGCGGCAGAACGCTTACGAATCGAGATCGGCTCCGATCAGGCGGTTTCCGGCCTGGTGGTGCAGCCGCCACAGCCCCGCGCCTGTTACGTGTTCGCGCACGGGGCCGGCGCGGGCATGACACACAGGTCGATGGAGACGGTTGCCGCGGGCCTTGCCGAGCGCGGCATTGCGTCGCTGCGCTATCAGTTTGCCTACATGGAAAAAGGCGGCAAGCGGTCCGATCCGCCTGCGGTTGCGCATGCAACAGTGCGAGCGGCCGTGGCGGAAGCTGGACAGCGCTTTGCCTCGCTGCCACTGATCGCGGGCGGCCGATCGTTCGGCGGGCGGATGACGTCGCAGGCACAGGCGCTTTCGCCGTTGCCGGGCGTTCGCGGGTTGGTGTTTCTCGGCTTTCCGCTGCATCCGGCCGGAAAGCCTTCCAGCGAGCGGGCCAGGCATCTCGCCGACGTCACAATCCCGATGCTGTTTTTACAAGGCACGCGCGATGCACTGGCGGAATTGAGTCTGCTCGAGCCGGTCGTGAAGGGCTTAGGATCGCGCGCAGCGCTGCATTTGCTTGATGGCGCCGATCATTCCTTCCACGTGCTGAAGAGTTCGGGGCGGAACGATCGCGAGGTGATGGACGAGGCGCTGGACGCCTTTGCGACATGGGTGGATCGGGCTGTCGGCTAA
- a CDS encoding di-heme-cytochrome C peroxidase, translated as MRGKRIAKIVIALAVVGIGYAAVKDDIAKLWQDLHVKIVEHPTPKKTVWLDQGIPKEELSWFYHADQGTRTFGFPYEWFMALEQPTISWLPFTKVGLFSDPAYLDRYGFIADTIIPGKEALPIGFAKGGPMMDPTGAPWKNPRNKKDMTGVGLTCAACHTGSFTYKDTAVVIDGGPALTNLFAMKQGMGISLLLTRYWPGRFDRFADRVLGSNSTVDDRATLKYQLDQVLAQYKQVKNLEERVASQSIIEGYGRLDALNRIGNQVFSIDLKKPENYAGSSAPVHFPRIWNTPWFDWVQYNGSIMQPMVRNAGEALGVSAELNLTDPVKGLYKSSVDVKSLDKMEQMIKGDKPPSAKDKFSGLQSPKWPNEILPPIDQKLADKGAELYKTHCQECHRPPVTSEAFYNNEKWWTKNQAGEAILKVENIPISHIGTDPAQAEDMANRKVALPSNLGITDNRFGFALKYLVENTVNLIYSEHDPPLSDADRKRMDGNMPNEIQAELAYKVRPLNGVWATPPYLHNGSVPTIDDLLGDPEKRPTKFYLGSREYDPVKLGYKADPITNGFEFDTSIRGNSNRGHEFRKDFSKEKEIKGVIGPELSADDRKALIEYLKTL; from the coding sequence ATGCGGGGCAAAAGGATTGCGAAAATTGTGATCGCGCTGGCGGTCGTCGGCATCGGTTACGCCGCCGTCAAGGACGACATCGCCAAGCTCTGGCAGGATCTTCACGTCAAGATCGTGGAGCATCCCACACCGAAGAAGACCGTCTGGCTCGACCAGGGCATCCCCAAGGAAGAGTTGAGCTGGTTCTATCACGCTGATCAGGGAACGCGGACCTTCGGCTTTCCCTATGAGTGGTTCATGGCGCTCGAACAGCCGACGATTTCGTGGCTGCCGTTCACCAAGGTCGGCCTCTTCAGCGACCCCGCCTATCTCGATCGCTACGGTTTCATTGCGGACACCATCATCCCCGGCAAGGAGGCGCTTCCGATCGGATTCGCGAAAGGCGGTCCGATGATGGACCCGACCGGCGCGCCGTGGAAGAATCCGCGCAACAAGAAGGATATGACCGGCGTCGGCCTGACCTGCGCGGCCTGCCACACCGGCAGCTTCACCTACAAGGACACTGCCGTCGTCATCGACGGCGGCCCGGCCCTCACCAATCTCTTCGCGATGAAGCAGGGCATGGGTATCTCGCTGTTACTGACGCGCTACTGGCCCGGGCGGTTCGACCGGTTCGCCGATCGCGTACTTGGATCGAACTCCACGGTCGATGACCGCGCGACCCTGAAGTATCAGCTCGACCAGGTCCTTGCCCAATACAAGCAGGTCAAGAATCTGGAAGAACGCGTCGCCTCCCAGAGCATCATCGAAGGATACGGACGGCTCGATGCGCTGAACCGGATCGGCAATCAGGTGTTTTCGATCGACCTGAAGAAGCCCGAAAACTACGCTGGCTCCTCGGCGCCGGTGCATTTTCCCAGGATCTGGAACACGCCGTGGTTCGATTGGGTCCAGTATAACGGCTCAATCATGCAGCCCATGGTCCGCAATGCCGGCGAAGCGCTCGGCGTGTCGGCGGAGCTCAACCTGACCGATCCGGTGAAGGGCCTCTACAAATCGAGTGTCGACGTGAAGTCGCTCGACAAAATGGAGCAGATGATCAAAGGCGACAAGCCGCCGAGCGCGAAGGACAAATTCTCGGGCCTGCAATCACCGAAATGGCCGAATGAAATTCTGCCGCCGATCGACCAGAAGCTGGCCGACAAGGGCGCCGAGCTCTACAAGACCCATTGCCAGGAGTGTCACCGGCCGCCGGTGACAAGCGAGGCGTTCTACAATAACGAGAAGTGGTGGACGAAGAACCAGGCCGGCGAGGCGATCCTCAAGGTCGAAAACATACCGATCTCGCATATCGGGACCGATCCCGCGCAAGCGGAAGACATGGCCAACCGAAAAGTTGCCCTGCCCTCGAATCTCGGAATCACGGACAACAGGTTCGGCTTCGCTCTCAAATATCTGGTCGAGAACACCGTCAATCTCATTTACAGTGAGCACGACCCGCCTTTGAGCGATGCCGACCGCAAGCGCATGGACGGCAATATGCCGAACGAAATCCAGGCCGAGTTAGCCTACAAGGTCCGTCCGCTGAACGGCGTGTGGGCGACGCCGCCCTATCTGCACAACGGCTCGGTGCCGACCATCGACGATCTGCTCGGCGACCCGGAAAAGCGGCCGACGAAATTCTATCTCGGCAGCCGCGAATACGACCCCGTGAAGCTCGGTTACAAGGCCGACCCGATAACCAACGGATTCGAATTCGATACATCCATTCGCGGCAACTCGAACAGGGGCCACGAATTCAGGAAGGACTTCAGCAAGGAAAAGGAGATCAAGGGCGTCATCGGACCGGAGTTGTCCGCCGACGATCGAAAGGCGCTCATCGAATACCTCAAGACGCTCTGA